In Bradyrhizobium lablabi, one DNA window encodes the following:
- a CDS encoding SMP-30/gluconolactonase/LRE family protein, with amino-acid sequence MPDVRVLATGLEFPEGPVVMPDGSVVLVEIRGRRLTRVWPDGRKQVVAQIPGGPNGAAIGPDGKCYICNNGGFSWTASRGTMMPGPPSPAEYIGGSIQRVDLSTGKVETLFDKCGEHPLKGPNDLVFDRHGGLWFTDLGKRRARDMDVGAFYYIKPGMKEIVEGSFGMLPANGIGLSPDENTVYVAETPTARLWAFDLAAPGEVKPRDVIYRGERGKPIAGLGGYQMFDSLAVEASGNVCVATLISGCISVIAPDGKVVEQVPTGDRVTTNIAFGGPELKTAYITLSGKGELIAMDWARPGLPLNFLNK; translated from the coding sequence ATGCCCGATGTCCGCGTTCTTGCTACCGGTCTTGAATTTCCCGAAGGCCCGGTTGTCATGCCGGACGGATCGGTGGTGCTGGTCGAAATCCGCGGCCGCCGGCTGACCCGGGTCTGGCCGGATGGACGCAAGCAGGTGGTCGCGCAAATTCCCGGCGGCCCCAATGGCGCCGCGATCGGGCCCGACGGCAAATGCTACATCTGCAATAATGGCGGCTTCAGCTGGACCGCCTCGCGCGGCACCATGATGCCGGGCCCGCCGTCGCCTGCCGAATATATCGGTGGCTCGATCCAGCGCGTCGATCTTTCAACCGGCAAGGTCGAAACCCTGTTCGACAAATGCGGCGAGCATCCCCTGAAGGGGCCGAACGATCTCGTATTCGATAGACACGGCGGGCTGTGGTTCACCGATTTGGGCAAACGCCGTGCCCGCGACATGGATGTCGGCGCGTTCTATTACATCAAGCCGGGGATGAAGGAGATCGTCGAAGGCTCCTTCGGCATGCTGCCGGCCAACGGTATCGGATTGTCGCCGGATGAGAACACGGTCTATGTCGCGGAGACGCCGACGGCGCGGCTGTGGGCGTTCGACCTCGCAGCACCAGGTGAGGTAAAACCGCGCGATGTCATCTATCGCGGCGAACGCGGCAAGCCGATCGCGGGGCTCGGCGGTTACCAGATGTTCGATTCGCTCGCGGTGGAGGCTTCCGGCAATGTCTGCGTCGCGACCTTGATCTCGGGCTGCATCTCGGTGATCGCGCCGGACGGCAAGGTCGTCGAGCAGGTGCCGACCGGCGATCGCGTCACCACCAACATCGCCTTCGGCGGACCGGAGCTGAAGACCGCCTACATCACGCTGTCGGGCAAGGGCGAGCTGATTGCGATGGACTGGGCGCGGCCCGGCCTGCCGCTGAATTTTTTGAACAAGTGA
- a CDS encoding AraC family transcriptional regulator, which produces MNPAQKALWFIESHLADPLTLDEISGVAGVSRFHMVRSFAAATGFSVMRYVRARRLSEAARALANGAPDILTLALDADYGSHEAFTRAFRDHFGVTPGAVRSLACIDHIKLQEPIQMDSTAADNLQPPRFQTSKPLLIAGLSDRYSHENGAGIPNQWQRFHQSVDRIPGRIGKVAYGVCCNGDDAGNFDYIAGVEVLDFSDLPREFASVRIPEQRYAVFTHRDHISTIRRTVNTIWNHWLPASGLKAADAPNFERYDEKFDPLTGHGGFEIWVPVRE; this is translated from the coding sequence ATGAATCCAGCCCAGAAGGCGCTCTGGTTTATCGAAAGCCATCTGGCCGACCCGTTGACGCTTGACGAGATCTCGGGCGTCGCCGGCGTCTCGCGCTTTCACATGGTCCGCTCGTTCGCCGCGGCGACCGGGTTTTCCGTCATGCGTTACGTCCGCGCCCGCCGCCTTTCGGAAGCCGCGCGTGCGCTCGCGAACGGCGCGCCCGACATCCTCACTTTGGCGCTGGATGCGGATTACGGCTCTCACGAAGCATTCACCCGCGCCTTCCGTGACCATTTCGGGGTGACGCCCGGGGCGGTGCGCAGCCTGGCGTGTATCGACCACATCAAGCTTCAGGAGCCGATCCAGATGGATTCAACCGCCGCAGACAATCTTCAACCGCCGCGTTTTCAAACCTCTAAGCCGCTGCTCATCGCCGGTCTCAGCGATCGCTACAGCCACGAGAACGGTGCCGGCATTCCCAACCAGTGGCAGCGTTTTCATCAATCCGTCGACAGGATCCCGGGGCGGATCGGGAAAGTCGCTTATGGCGTCTGCTGCAATGGCGACGATGCCGGCAATTTCGACTATATCGCCGGCGTCGAAGTTTTGGACTTCTCCGACCTGCCGCGCGAATTCGCAAGCGTCCGGATTCCCGAACAGCGCTACGCGGTCTTCACCCATCGCGACCACATCTCCACCATTCGCCGCACCGTCAACACGATCTGGAATCACTGGCTGCCGGCATCGGGATTGAAGGCGGCGGATGCCCCCAACTTCGAGCGCTATGACGAGAAATTCGATCCGCTCACCGGCCATGGCGGGTTCGAGATCTGGGTGCCGGTCAGGGAGTAG
- a CDS encoding ABC transporter substrate-binding protein: protein MMHYRVLSHVKSLCLAGIFAVAVASSAATAEKKYDPGATDTEIKIGNIMPYSGPASAYATIGKTEAAYFNKLNSEGGINGRKINFISYDDGYSPPKAVEQARKLVESDEVLLIFNPLGTPSNSAIEKYMNAKKVPQVFVSSGAAKWNDPKNFPWTIGWQPSYQVEARIYAAYILKNYPGKTIGILYQNDDFGKDYVIGMHEGLGDQASKLIVVESSYETTAPTVDSQVVQIKGANPDIFINVATPKFAAQAIKKIGELAWHPVQFLTNVSASVGGVMKPAGYEFDQDILSAAYLKDPKDPQWNKDPAMNEWRAFMTKWYPEGDQEDASTTFGYGVAKGLEQVLRQCGDDLTRENVMRQAASLNFEIGVYLPGTKIKTSPTDFAPLEQLQMMRFKGESWDLFGPIMSGEKS, encoded by the coding sequence ATGATGCACTACCGTGTCTTGAGCCACGTCAAATCCTTATGCCTTGCGGGAATTTTTGCGGTTGCGGTCGCGAGCAGCGCCGCTACTGCAGAGAAAAAATACGATCCCGGCGCGACCGATACCGAGATCAAGATCGGCAACATCATGCCGTATTCGGGACCGGCGTCGGCCTATGCGACCATCGGCAAGACCGAAGCCGCCTATTTCAACAAGCTCAATTCCGAAGGCGGCATCAACGGCCGCAAGATCAATTTCATCAGCTATGACGACGGCTACAGCCCGCCGAAGGCGGTCGAGCAGGCGCGCAAGCTGGTCGAGTCCGACGAGGTGCTCCTGATCTTCAATCCGCTGGGTACGCCGAGCAACAGCGCGATCGAGAAATACATGAACGCGAAAAAGGTGCCGCAAGTCTTTGTTTCGAGCGGTGCCGCCAAGTGGAACGATCCGAAGAACTTTCCTTGGACCATCGGCTGGCAGCCCAGCTACCAGGTCGAGGCCCGCATCTATGCCGCCTACATCCTGAAGAATTATCCCGGCAAGACCATCGGCATTCTCTATCAGAACGACGATTTCGGAAAAGATTACGTGATCGGAATGCACGAAGGATTAGGCGACCAGGCCAGCAAGCTGATCGTCGTCGAAAGCTCCTATGAGACAACTGCGCCGACGGTGGATTCGCAGGTCGTGCAGATCAAGGGTGCGAACCCCGACATTTTCATCAATGTCGCGACGCCGAAATTTGCCGCGCAGGCGATCAAGAAAATCGGCGAGCTGGCCTGGCACCCGGTGCAGTTCCTCACCAACGTGTCGGCTTCGGTCGGCGGCGTGATGAAGCCGGCCGGCTATGAATTCGACCAGGACATTCTCAGCGCGGCGTATCTGAAGGACCCCAAGGATCCGCAATGGAACAAGGATCCAGCCATGAACGAATGGCGGGCCTTCATGACGAAGTGGTATCCCGAAGGCGATCAGGAGGACGCGTCGACCACATTCGGCTACGGCGTGGCGAAGGGACTGGAGCAGGTCTTGAGACAGTGCGGTGACGACCTCACCCGGGAAAACGTCATGCGGCAGGCGGCAAGCCTGAACTTCGAGATCGGCGTGTACCTGCCCGGCACCAAGATCAAGACCAGCCCGACCGATTTTGCCCCGCTCGAGCAATTGCAGATGATGCGCTTCAAGGGCGAAAGTTGGGATTTGTTCGGACCGATCATGTCAGGGGAAAAGAGCTAG
- a CDS encoding type VI secretion system tube protein Hcp, whose product MANAQLTYLLKIDGIAGDSTIKGFEGYFTVDEFTFNELTRLANGGAGGSSGKAQFDPLMVDIAGLPPGLVTLLKDAATGKHIPSVELVGLKPDKGTLEKVYDLTLNNVTLAGYAADGKHDTALAFDYSKVTETITGQNPDGSPNTGQTFSFDLAHGGGAIASVNHDALAAFAHSHNGPALTYLLKVDGVTGDSTIKGYEGYFTVDEFTFNELTKLANGGAGGSSGKAQFDPLMVDIAGLSPGLVTLLKDAATGKHIPSVELVGLKPDKGALDKVYDLTLNNVTLAGYAADGKHDTALAFDYSKLTETITGQKPDGSPDTGQTFTFDLARGGGSLAPVNHDTLAAFAHSHVGPALTYLLKVDGVTGDSTIKGYEGYFTVDEFTFNELTRLANGGAGGSAGKAQFDPLMVDIAGLSPGLVTLLKDAATGKHIPSVELVGLKPDKGTLEKVYDLTLNNVTLAGYAADSGHDTALAFDYTKLTETIQGQKPDGSLDTGQTFSFDLTHNGGSLAPVNHDTLAAFAHSHIGPALTYLLKVDGVTGDSKVAGYEGYFTVDEFTFNELTKLANGGAGGSAGKAQFDPLMVDIAGLSPGLVTLLKDAATGKHIPSVELVGLKPDKGALEKVYDLTLNNVALAGYAADGGHDTALAFDFTKLTETITGQKPDGSLDTGQTFTFDLAHNGGSIAPVNHDTLAAFAHSHVEPALTYLLKIDGATGDSKVHGYEGYFTVDEFTFNELTKLANGGAGAVAGKAQFDPLTVDIAGLSPGLVTLLKDAATGKQIPSVELVGLKPSGDGPPQKVYDLTLNHVTLAGYAADSGHDTALAFDFSKLTETITGQKPDGSPDTGQTFTFDLAHNGGSIAPVNHDALAAFAHSHVGPALTYLLKVDGVTGDSMIKGYQGDFTVDEFAFNELTRLSNGGAGGSSSKAQFDPLMVDIAGSSPGLVTLLKDAATGKHIQSVELVGLKLGEGTPQKVYDLTLNNVTLAGYAADSGHDTALAFDYAKVTETIKGQKPDGSLDAGQTFSFDLVHHGGSIAPVNHDALAAFAHAHDGFFMV is encoded by the coding sequence ATGGCAAATGCACAGCTGACATATCTTTTGAAGATTGATGGAATAGCCGGCGATTCGACCATCAAGGGTTTTGAGGGCTACTTCACCGTCGACGAATTCACCTTCAACGAATTGACCAGGCTGGCGAACGGTGGCGCTGGCGGCAGTTCCGGCAAAGCGCAGTTCGATCCGTTGATGGTCGACATTGCCGGATTGCCGCCGGGTCTCGTTACCCTGCTCAAGGACGCAGCTACCGGCAAGCACATCCCGAGCGTGGAGCTCGTCGGATTGAAGCCGGACAAAGGCACGTTGGAAAAGGTCTACGATCTCACGCTCAACAACGTCACGCTGGCCGGCTATGCTGCGGACGGCAAGCACGATACGGCCCTCGCGTTCGACTACAGCAAGGTGACCGAGACCATCACAGGGCAAAATCCTGACGGCTCGCCGAATACTGGCCAGACTTTTAGCTTCGATCTCGCTCATGGCGGCGGCGCGATCGCCTCGGTCAACCACGACGCGCTCGCAGCCTTTGCCCATTCCCATAACGGGCCCGCGCTGACCTATCTCTTGAAGGTCGATGGGGTGACCGGCGATTCAACGATCAAGGGGTATGAGGGCTACTTCACCGTCGACGAATTCACCTTCAACGAACTGACCAAACTGGCCAATGGTGGCGCTGGCGGCAGTTCCGGCAAGGCGCAGTTCGATCCATTGATGGTCGACATCGCCGGATTGTCACCGGGTCTCGTCACCCTGCTCAAGGACGCGGCCACCGGCAAACACATTCCGAGCGTGGAGCTCGTCGGCTTGAAACCGGACAAAGGCGCGCTGGACAAGGTCTACGATCTCACGCTCAACAATGTCACGCTGGCCGGCTATGCCGCTGACGGCAAGCACGATACTGCACTTGCGTTCGACTACAGCAAGTTGACCGAGACCATCACAGGCCAGAAGCCCGACGGCTCGCCCGACACGGGCCAGACCTTTACCTTCGATCTTGCCCGTGGCGGCGGCTCGCTCGCCCCGGTCAACCACGACACCCTCGCAGCCTTTGCCCATTCCCATGTTGGGCCCGCGCTGACCTATCTCTTGAAGGTCGATGGGGTGACCGGCGATTCAACGATCAAGGGCTATGAGGGCTACTTCACCGTTGACGAATTCACCTTCAACGAACTGACCAGGCTGGCCAATGGTGGCGCTGGCGGCAGTGCCGGCAAGGCGCAGTTCGATCCGTTGATGGTCGACATCGCCGGATTGTCGCCGGGTCTCGTTACCCTGCTCAAGGACGCCGCTACCGGCAAGCACATCCCGAGCGTGGAGCTCGTCGGATTGAAGCCGGACAAAGGCACGCTGGAAAAGGTCTACGATCTCACACTCAACAATGTCACGCTGGCCGGCTACGCCGCTGACAGCGGCCACGATACGGCACTCGCCTTCGACTACACCAAGCTGACCGAGACCATCCAAGGACAGAAGCCTGACGGCTCGCTCGACACGGGCCAGACCTTTAGCTTCGATCTTACCCACAATGGCGGCTCGCTCGCCCCGGTCAACCACGACACCCTCGCGGCCTTTGCCCATTCCCATATTGGGCCTGCACTGACCTATCTTCTGAAAGTCGATGGGGTAACCGGCGATTCAAAGGTCGCCGGCTATGAGGGCTACTTCACGGTCGACGAGTTCACTTTCAATGAATTGACCAAGCTCGCCAATGGTGGCGCTGGCGGCAGTGCCGGCAAGGCGCAGTTCGATCCGCTGATGGTCGACATCGCAGGATTGTCACCGGGTCTCGTCACCCTGCTCAAGGATGCCGCTACCGGCAAGCATATCCCGAGCGTAGAACTCGTCGGCTTGAAACCGGACAAAGGCGCGTTGGAAAAGGTCTACGATCTCACGCTCAACAATGTCGCGCTGGCCGGCTATGCCGCCGACGGCGGCCACGATACGGCGCTTGCCTTCGACTTCACCAAGCTGACCGAGACCATCACAGGCCAGAAGCCCGACGGCTCGCTCGATACGGGACAGACGTTCACGTTTGATCTTGCCCACAATGGCGGCTCGATCGCCCCCGTCAACCACGACACCCTCGCAGCCTTTGCCCATTCCCATGTTGAGCCCGCGCTGACCTATCTTTTGAAGATCGATGGAGCGACCGGCGATTCAAAGGTCCACGGCTATGAGGGCTACTTCACCGTCGACGAGTTCACCTTCAATGAGCTGACCAAGCTTGCGAATGGTGGTGCTGGCGCCGTTGCCGGCAAGGCCCAGTTCGATCCGTTGACGGTCGATATCGCAGGATTGTCGCCGGGTCTCGTTACCCTGCTCAAGGATGCGGCCACCGGAAAGCAAATCCCGAGCGTGGAACTCGTCGGCCTGAAGCCGTCCGGCGACGGCCCGCCGCAGAAAGTCTACGATCTCACGCTCAACCACGTGACGCTGGCCGGCTACGCCGCTGACAGCGGCCACGATACGGCACTCGCGTTCGACTTCAGCAAGTTGACCGAGACCATCACAGGCCAAAAGCCGGACGGCTCGCCCGACACGGGCCAGACGTTTACCTTCGATCTTGCCCACAATGGCGGCTCGATCGCCCCCGTCAACCACGACGCCCTCGCGGCCTTTGCTCATTCCCATGTCGGGCCCGCGCTGACCTATCTCTTGAAGGTCGATGGGGTAACCGGCGATTCGATGATCAAGGGCTATCAGGGCGACTTCACCGTTGACGAGTTCGCTTTCAACGAACTGACCAGGCTGAGCAACGGGGGCGCCGGCGGCAGTTCCAGCAAAGCGCAGTTCGATCCGCTGATGGTCGATATCGCAGGATCATCGCCCGGTCTCGTCACCTTGCTCAAGGATGCCGCCACCGGCAAGCATATCCAGAGCGTAGAACTCGTGGGCTTGAAGTTGGGCGAAGGCACGCCGCAGAAGGTTTACGATCTCACACTCAACAATGTCACGCTCGCCGGCTACGCCGCCGATAGCGGCCACGATACGGCACTCGCCTTCGACTATGCCAAAGTGACCGAAACCATCAAAGGGCAGAAACCTGACGGTTCGCTCGACGCGGGCCAGACGTTTAGCTTCGATCTTGTCCACCATGGCGGCTCGATCGCCCCGGTCAACCACGACGCGCTTGCGGCCTTTGCCCATGCTCATGACGGATTTTTCATGGTGTGA
- a CDS encoding ABC transporter substrate-binding protein — protein MARTRGIVLAFVLLGLSFSIDPAAAQKKYDLGASDSEIKIGNIMPYSGPLSAYALIGRTQEAFFRKLNAEGGINGRKINFVSYDDGFSPAKTVEQARKLVESDEVLLIFQSLGTPTNNAIQKYLNDKKVPQLFVATGATKFGDPKNFPWTMGWQPTYQTEGRIYAKYILQNLPQGKIGVLYQNDDSGRDYLKGLKDGLGAEAAARMIVGEIPYEPTDPTVERQIVTLKTLGADIFFNEASPKFAAQAIRKAAEIGWKPTLFLASISNSVGSVLRPAGLENSKGILSTNYLKDPTDPTWKDDPAIKEWANFMDKYFPEGDKTSTFSVYGYLTAQTMVQVLKQCGDELTRENIMRQAANLRDFELGLLLPGIRINTSPTDYFPVEQMQMSRFNGEHGELFGAAIGGEIGTQ, from the coding sequence ATGGCGCGCACCCGCGGCATTGTACTGGCGTTTGTCCTGCTCGGCCTTTCATTTAGTATCGATCCTGCCGCGGCGCAGAAGAAATACGACCTCGGTGCCAGCGACAGCGAGATCAAAATCGGCAACATCATGCCCTATAGCGGGCCGCTGTCGGCCTACGCGCTGATCGGCCGCACGCAGGAGGCCTTTTTCAGGAAGCTCAACGCCGAGGGCGGCATCAACGGCCGAAAGATCAACTTCGTTTCCTATGACGACGGTTTCAGCCCGGCGAAGACCGTGGAGCAGGCACGCAAGCTCGTGGAAAGCGATGAGGTGCTGCTGATCTTCCAGAGCCTTGGCACGCCAACCAACAACGCGATTCAGAAATACCTGAATGACAAGAAAGTGCCGCAGCTCTTCGTCGCCACCGGCGCCACCAAATTCGGCGATCCGAAGAATTTCCCCTGGACCATGGGCTGGCAGCCCACCTACCAGACCGAGGGGCGGATCTACGCAAAATACATTCTGCAAAACCTGCCTCAGGGAAAAATCGGCGTCCTCTACCAGAACGACGATTCCGGCCGCGACTATCTCAAGGGCCTCAAAGACGGGCTCGGCGCAGAGGCGGCCGCACGGATGATCGTTGGCGAAATCCCCTATGAGCCCACGGACCCTACGGTCGAACGTCAGATCGTGACGTTGAAAACCCTGGGCGCCGATATCTTTTTCAACGAGGCTTCGCCGAAATTTGCCGCCCAGGCGATCCGGAAGGCGGCCGAGATCGGCTGGAAGCCCACATTGTTCCTTGCCAGCATCTCGAATTCCGTCGGCTCGGTGCTGAGGCCCGCCGGACTGGAGAACTCGAAGGGCATCTTGTCGACCAACTATTTGAAGGACCCGACCGACCCCACCTGGAAGGACGATCCCGCCATCAAGGAGTGGGCCAACTTCATGGACAAGTATTTCCCGGAAGGCGACAAGACCAGCACCTTCAGCGTCTATGGCTATCTGACCGCGCAGACCATGGTTCAGGTGCTGAAGCAATGCGGCGACGAACTGACCCGCGAGAACATCATGCGACAGGCCGCCAATCTCCGAGATTTCGAACTCGGATTATTGCTGCCGGGCATCAGGATCAACACCAGCCCGACTGACTATTTCCCGGTCGAGCAGATGCAGATGTCGCGATTCAACGGTGAACATGGCGAGTTGTTCGGCGCCGCGATCGGCGGCGAGATCGGGACCCAGTAG
- a CDS encoding cupin domain-containing protein, with product MNQHAVVSKFSHVKPTDTEFTGGGLRDFFLYRDLGIADATGGQVICHLVKANADMPPEEGTGWHKHECDFQIVIMMKGWARFMYEDKPTLVQAGDVVHQRPGIVHYLFDYSPDMEYLEIVSPADFKTVDVPPAVDKVPPVTPWK from the coding sequence ATGAATCAGCACGCGGTCGTCAGCAAATTTTCCCACGTCAAACCAACCGATACCGAATTCACGGGAGGGGGTTTGCGCGACTTCTTCCTGTACCGCGATCTCGGCATTGCGGACGCCACCGGCGGCCAGGTGATCTGCCATCTGGTCAAGGCCAATGCCGACATGCCGCCGGAAGAAGGCACCGGCTGGCACAAGCACGAATGCGACTTCCAGATCGTCATCATGATGAAGGGCTGGGCCCGCTTCATGTACGAGGACAAGCCGACCCTGGTGCAGGCCGGCGACGTCGTGCATCAGCGGCCCGGCATCGTGCACTACCTGTTCGATTACTCGCCCGACATGGAGTATCTCGAAATCGTCAGCCCAGCCGATTTCAAGACCGTCGACGTGCCGCCGGCCGTCGACAAGGTGCCGCCAGTGACGCCCTGGAAATAA
- a CDS encoding glutathione S-transferase family protein: MAKATLTISSKNYSSWSLRGWLLTKFSGLEFEEIITAPDDASARAEILLLSSSILVPCLRHDGVTVWDTLAIADYLNEVMPDAGLLPADRILRAHCRSICGEIHSGFTTLRASLPVNLKGHFPGFKIWSRAQADIDRVCTIWRECLAKSGGPFLYGERTMADAMYAPVVTRFTTYDVKLEPRLKAYADMIMAMPEMVEWIAAAKAEPADIEELEVEY; this comes from the coding sequence ATGGCGAAAGCGACACTTACCATCAGCAGCAAGAATTATTCTTCCTGGTCGCTGCGCGGCTGGCTGCTGACCAAGTTTTCCGGGCTCGAGTTCGAAGAGATCATCACCGCGCCGGACGATGCCTCGGCGCGGGCCGAAATCCTCTTGCTGTCGTCGTCGATATTGGTGCCGTGCCTGCGCCATGACGGCGTTACCGTATGGGATACTCTGGCGATTGCGGACTATCTCAACGAGGTCATGCCGGATGCCGGCCTATTGCCGGCGGACCGCATCTTGCGGGCGCATTGCCGATCGATCTGCGGCGAGATCCATTCGGGATTCACCACGCTCCGCGCCTCGCTGCCGGTCAATCTGAAAGGTCATTTCCCCGGCTTCAAGATCTGGTCGCGCGCGCAGGCCGATATCGATCGGGTCTGCACGATCTGGCGCGAATGCCTGGCCAAGTCCGGCGGGCCGTTCCTGTATGGCGAACGCACCATGGCGGACGCCATGTACGCGCCGGTGGTGACCCGCTTCACGACCTACGACGTCAAGCTCGAGCCCCGGCTCAAGGCCTATGCCGACATGATCATGGCGATGCCGGAGATGGTGGAATGGATCGCCGCCGCCAAAGCCGAGCCTGCCGACATCGAGGAGCTCGAGGTCGAATATTAG
- a CDS encoding polyhydroxyalkanoate depolymerase, which translates to MMSMMYQAYQNHMDLTAPWRSGAAHALKYLNLVPQGVSDKLFGRLAAALELISRTSLTYARPAYGIDKVLVGNQELEVTEEVAYATPFGSLLHFKKENSPEQPRLLLVAPMSGHFATLLRGTVKTLLQDHDVYITDWHNPRDIPVNQGRFGLDDYTEHLIDFLDQLGPRAHMVAICQPSVSALAAAAIMSEDNHPARPATLTLMAGPIDTRIQPTKVNEFAKSKPLKWFEDNLINYVPVQCKGAFRQVYPGFVQLTAFVSMNLERHIKQHIDLADHLAKGETEKAETIKTFYDEYFAVMDLPAEFYIETIRDVFQEHLLPQGKLTYRGRPVNPASIKRMGLMTVEGEKDDICSIGQTLAAQDLCTGVRAYRRVHHMQAGVGHYGVFSGRRWNNEIYPLLRDFVHVNS; encoded by the coding sequence ATGATGTCTATGATGTATCAGGCGTATCAGAACCACATGGACCTCACGGCGCCATGGCGGAGCGGGGCTGCTCATGCGCTGAAATATCTCAATCTGGTTCCGCAAGGCGTCTCCGACAAACTGTTCGGGCGGCTCGCGGCGGCGCTGGAGCTGATCTCGCGCACCTCGCTCACCTATGCGCGCCCGGCTTACGGCATCGACAAGGTGCTGGTCGGTAACCAGGAACTGGAGGTGACCGAGGAAGTCGCTTACGCGACGCCGTTCGGTTCGCTCTTACATTTCAAGAAGGAGAATTCGCCGGAGCAGCCGCGCCTGTTGCTGGTGGCGCCGATGTCCGGTCATTTTGCCACGCTGTTGCGCGGCACGGTGAAGACGCTGTTGCAGGACCACGACGTCTACATCACCGACTGGCATAACCCGCGCGACATTCCCGTCAATCAGGGCAGGTTCGGTCTCGACGATTATACCGAGCACCTCATCGACTTTCTCGATCAACTGGGCCCGCGCGCGCATATGGTCGCGATCTGCCAGCCGTCGGTATCGGCGCTGGCGGCGGCCGCGATCATGTCGGAAGACAATCACCCTGCGCGCCCTGCGACGCTGACGCTAATGGCCGGGCCGATCGATACGCGAATCCAGCCGACCAAGGTCAACGAGTTCGCCAAGAGCAAGCCGCTGAAATGGTTCGAGGACAATCTGATCAATTACGTGCCGGTGCAGTGCAAGGGCGCGTTCCGCCAGGTCTACCCGGGCTTTGTGCAACTCACCGCCTTTGTCTCGATGAATCTCGAGCGCCATATCAAGCAGCACATCGATCTCGCCGATCATCTGGCCAAGGGCGAGACGGAAAAGGCCGAGACGATCAAGACGTTCTACGATGAATATTTCGCGGTGATGGACCTGCCCGCGGAATTCTACATCGAAACCATCCGCGACGTGTTTCAGGAACACCTTTTGCCGCAGGGCAAGCTGACCTATCGCGGCCGCCCGGTGAACCCCGCCTCGATCAAACGGATGGGCCTGATGACGGTCGAAGGCGAGAAGGACGACATCTGCTCGATCGGCCAGACCTTGGCGGCGCAAGATCTCTGCACCGGCGTGCGCGCCTATCGCCGGGTGCATCACATGCAGGCCGGCGTCGGCCATTACGGCGTGTTCTCTGGCCGCCGCTGGAACAACGAAATCTATCCGCTGCTGCGGGATTTCGTGCACGTCAATTCGTAA
- a CDS encoding substrate-binding domain-containing protein: protein MSLVSVKIRSLALGVTAALLLAGTASAAEVRVMISGGLTAAFKELVPEFERTTGNKVLIAYGPSMGTTVNAIPVRLERGEPADVLIMVGYALGDLIKQGKVNADSRVDLVKSPIGIAVKAGAPKPDISSAESVKRALLAAKTIAYSDSASGVYVSTEMFKKLGIADEMKDKARKIPATPVGEIVAHGDAEIGFQQISELKPVAGIDIVGPLPDALQQITVFSAGIATVSKEPEAGKALIKFLASPAARDVIVKSGMDPIAAGATH from the coding sequence ATGAGTCTTGTATCCGTAAAAATCCGCAGTCTCGCACTCGGCGTCACCGCCGCGCTGCTGCTGGCGGGCACCGCGAGCGCGGCCGAGGTCCGGGTAATGATCTCCGGCGGACTGACGGCGGCCTTCAAGGAGCTGGTACCGGAGTTCGAGCGCACGACCGGCAACAAGGTGCTGATCGCATACGGGCCCTCGATGGGCACCACGGTCAACGCGATCCCGGTGCGGCTCGAACGCGGCGAGCCCGCCGATGTCCTGATCATGGTCGGCTATGCGCTCGGCGACCTCATCAAGCAGGGCAAGGTCAACGCCGACAGCCGCGTCGATCTCGTGAAATCGCCGATCGGGATCGCGGTGAAAGCCGGCGCGCCGAAACCCGACATCTCCTCGGCGGAATCGGTCAAGCGCGCGCTGCTGGCGGCGAAAACCATCGCCTATTCCGACAGCGCCAGCGGCGTCTATGTTTCGACTGAAATGTTCAAAAAGCTCGGCATTGCCGACGAGATGAAGGACAAGGCCAGGAAGATTCCCGCAACGCCGGTGGGTGAAATCGTGGCGCACGGTGACGCCGAGATCGGCTTTCAGCAGATCAGCGAATTAAAACCCGTCGCCGGCATCGACATTGTCGGGCCGTTGCCCGACGCGCTGCAGCAGATCACGGTGTTTTCAGCTGGGATCGCGACCGTCTCCAAAGAGCCCGAAGCCGGAAAGGCGCTGATCAAGTTTCTGGCTTCCCCCGCCGCCCGCGACGTGATCGTCAAGAGCGGGATGGACCCGATCGCGGCTGGCGCGACGCATTAA